One window of the Salvia miltiorrhiza cultivar Shanhuang (shh) chromosome 6, IMPLAD_Smil_shh, whole genome shotgun sequence genome contains the following:
- the LOC130990549 gene encoding uncharacterized protein LOC130990549: MTSSENISIDLNILPENLNPCSEQDTQNIESISNSTSMLQCSDSRRKRNFLSNQTKRSIYQMLLEESRDGKIKRGVFSKVAETFSVCRKTVSRIWYAGNDVRSRSGVAPDFSCKLPRSNGRKRVELSLEQIKAIPLRRRTNIRSLSKALGMSKSTIHRRIQEGYLRPHSNAVKPKLTEENKRSRLEFCLSMINRDVASSSLMFNNMHDVIHVDEKWFYISNTTQKYYLHQDESEPYRACKSKRFIFKVMFMAAVARPRFDNASNSFFDGKLGIWPFVYKEPAKRNSKNRASGTLETKPVASVTKQVIRAGFLENLLPAIREKWPSLNGRRIYIQQDNAKPHLHVNDPEFVEAARQDGFDIHLCCQPANSPDLNVLDLGFFRAIDSLQHQEAPSTIDELVLAVQKAYDIFPVEELNNVFLTLQSCMVEVMRTLGGNDYKIPHMNKKKLSRAGQLPETLECDRKIFDDAKLFLENRVGDQ, from the coding sequence ATGACCTCTTCAGAAAATATTTCCATTGATCTTAATATTTTGCCAGAAAATCTCAACCCATGTTCTGAACAAGATACTCAAAATATTGAGAGCATTAGCAACTCTACGTCAATGTTACAGTGTAGTGACAGTAGACGTAAGAGGAATTTTCTCTCAAACCAAACAAAGAGAAGTATTTACCAAATGTTGCTTGAAGAAAGTAGAGATGGGAAGATTAAGAGAGGTGtattttcaaaagttgcagaaaCATTTTCAGTGTGCAGGAAAACTGTATCTCGAATATGGTATGCAGGAAACGATGTTCGTAGTCGAAGTGGTGTTGCTCCCGATTTTTCATGTAAGTTGCCGAGAAGTAATGGACGCAAAAGAGTTGAACTGAGTTTAGAACAAATCAAAGCCATTCCGCTCCGACGTCGAACAAATATAAGATCGTTGTCAAAGGCATTGGGAATGTCAAAATCAACTATCCATAGAAGAATTCAAGAAGGATATCTCCGACCACATTCAAATGCTGTGAAACCAAAATTGACGGAGGAGAACAAGAGGTCCAGGTTAGAGTTTTGTTTGTCTATGATTAATAGAGACGTGGCTTCATCTTCCCTTATGTTCAATAACATGCATGACGTTATTCATGTCGACGAAAAATGGTTTTACATATCCAATACAACACAAAAATATTATCTCCACCAAGATGAGAGTGAGCCATATCGAGCATGCAAAAGTAAAAGATTTATCTTCAAAGTGATGTTCATGGCTGCTGTTGCCCGGCCACGTTTCGATAATGCGTCGAATAGTTTCTTTGATGGGAAACTCGGAATATGGCCCTTTGTTTACAAAGAACCAGCAAAGCGAAACAGTAAGAATCGTGCTTCGGGTACATTGGAGACGAAACCAGTTGCATCGGTTACTAAACAAGTGATTCGAGCAGGGTTTCTTGAGAATCTTTTGCCAGCAATAAGGGAGAAATGGCCGTCTCTAAATGGTAGAAGAATCTATATCCAACAAGATAATGCGAAACCTCATTTGCATGTTAATGATCCTGAGTTTGTGGAGGCGGCAAGACAAGATGGGTTCGACATTCATTTGTGTTGTCAGCCAGCAAATAGTCCCGATTTAAATGTATTAGATCTAGGATTCTTTCGTGCTATTGATTCACTTCAACATCAAGAGGCTCCATCTACAATTGATGAGTTGGTTTTAGCAGTTCAGAAGGCCTATGATATATTTCCGGTGGAAGAGCTGAACAACGTCTTCTTGACGTTACAATCTTGCATGGTCGAAGTGATGCGAACTTTAGGTGGAAACGACTACAAAATTCCTCATATGAATAAGAAAAAATTGAGTCGAGCAGGACAATTACCAGAGACATTGGAGTGTGACCGTAAGATTTTTGATGAtgcaaaactttttttggaaaatAGAGTTGGTGATCAGTGA